The proteins below come from a single Streptomyces spongiicola genomic window:
- a CDS encoding MarR family transcriptional regulator has translation MDANQSASRPRRHEDRVVGHEFVRLLEALWTRGREVPYAPVSASQLRVLYTLDRDEGINLRTLGELLGSAPSSVSRLCDRLEALGFVRRLPSQVSRRELELHLTSHGRTYLQELRSRRDASLLEVIEGMTPTAARALLVGLAGFRDALGETDRAPGLRPADDARSA, from the coding sequence ATGGATGCGAACCAGTCTGCCTCCCGGCCTCGGCGGCACGAGGACCGGGTGGTGGGCCATGAGTTCGTCCGGCTTCTCGAGGCCCTGTGGACCCGGGGTCGCGAGGTGCCGTACGCGCCGGTCTCGGCCTCGCAGCTCCGGGTGCTCTACACCCTCGACCGCGACGAGGGGATCAACCTCAGGACCCTGGGCGAACTGCTGGGCTCGGCCCCTTCGTCCGTCAGCCGGCTCTGCGACCGGCTCGAGGCACTCGGCTTCGTCCGGCGGCTGCCCAGCCAGGTCAGCAGACGCGAGCTGGAGTTGCATCTGACCAGCCACGGGCGGACCTATCTGCAGGAGTTGCGCAGCCGCCGCGACGCATCGCTGCTCGAGGTGATCGAGGGGATGACGCCGACGGCGGCAAGGGCGCTGCTGGTGGGGCTGGCCGGTTTCCGCGACGCGCTCGGCGAGACGGACCGCGCACCGGGTCTGCGTCCGGCCGACGACGCCCGTTCCGCCTGA
- a CDS encoding DUF5133 domain-containing protein yields the protein MPDPKALRSLLARYADLRIAVPGNDESRRALDDVTYTLCVMTATSTIGDALERADALLAGASIPAPVPAPATGGATGNPKQGTAPRPTATPREGSGTTLVA from the coding sequence ATGCCGGACCCCAAGGCGCTTCGGAGCCTCCTGGCGCGTTACGCGGACCTGCGCATCGCCGTACCGGGGAACGACGAGAGCCGTCGTGCACTGGACGACGTGACCTACACGTTGTGCGTGATGACGGCCACGAGCACCATCGGGGACGCGCTCGAACGGGCCGACGCGCTGCTGGCGGGGGCGTCGATCCCGGCTCCGGTGCCCGCGCCCGCCACGGGCGGCGCCACCGGCAACCCGAAGCAGGGCACGGCACCGCGCCCGACCGCTACGCCCAGGGAGGGCAGCGGCACCACCCTGGTCGCCTGA
- a CDS encoding BlaI/MecI/CopY family transcriptional regulator yields the protein MGNRGTVGALPAGGGRRRGQGELEAQVLSVLRTAPGPVTAAWVQERLPGALAYTTVMTILSRLRAKNAVTRQREGRSFAWEATADQAGLAALRMRRVLDGEHDREAVLTSFVTSLSPEDEQVLRELLDHTDDDPEE from the coding sequence TTGGGCAACCGGGGAACGGTCGGCGCGCTCCCCGCGGGCGGCGGGCGCCGTCGCGGACAGGGCGAACTCGAGGCACAGGTGCTTTCCGTGCTGAGGACCGCGCCGGGCCCGGTCACCGCCGCCTGGGTGCAGGAGCGCCTGCCCGGAGCACTCGCGTACACCACGGTCATGACGATCCTGTCCCGGCTGCGCGCCAAGAACGCCGTCACCCGGCAGCGGGAGGGCCGTTCGTTCGCCTGGGAGGCCACCGCGGACCAGGCGGGTCTCGCCGCCCTGCGCATGCGCCGCGTCCTCGACGGCGAACACGACCGGGAAGCGGTGCTCACCAGCTTCGTCACCTCCCTGTCCCCCGAGGACGAGCAGGTGCTGCGCGAGCTGCTCGACCATACGGACGACGATCCCGAGGAGTGA
- a CDS encoding M48 family metalloprotease, with protein MGLFVFLPLVLPLTAWPIARLAEQHLHPRTATRVLAGVGALLALCSTLCLALIMVVGTAQLPGNPLPDSWSDPEVREAVPYDEVAGRLAIPALAAVAVAAVRTLWRHHRVRRRAERALEGLPPSSVAVLPDEAPYAYALPGGRGSSGGRVVVSAGMLARLDSRERRALFAHERAHLAAGHHRHLLAARLAARANPFLRPLHTAVAYCAERWADEEAAGAIGSRRVMARAVGKAAMASRGRPFDVPAGFATGPVPRRVAALLGPVPPARTWPPAFTAAGVALWTAAAGTAVSALSSANSAVALFLVLKAATPL; from the coding sequence GTGGGTCTCTTCGTCTTCCTGCCCCTGGTGCTGCCCCTGACGGCGTGGCCGATCGCACGCCTGGCCGAGCAGCATCTGCACCCCCGGACGGCCACCCGTGTCCTGGCCGGGGTCGGCGCCCTGCTGGCCCTGTGCAGCACGCTCTGCCTCGCGCTCATCATGGTGGTGGGCACGGCGCAGCTGCCGGGGAACCCGCTGCCGGACAGCTGGTCCGATCCCGAGGTGCGTGAGGCGGTCCCGTACGACGAGGTCGCGGGCAGGCTGGCGATCCCCGCGCTGGCCGCCGTCGCGGTGGCCGCCGTCCGCACGCTGTGGCGGCACCACCGGGTCCGGCGCCGGGCGGAGCGCGCCCTGGAGGGGCTCCCGCCGTCTTCGGTCGCGGTGCTGCCCGACGAGGCGCCGTACGCCTACGCGCTGCCCGGCGGCCGGGGCTCCTCGGGGGGCAGGGTCGTGGTGTCCGCCGGCATGCTGGCACGCCTCGACTCGCGGGAGCGCCGCGCGCTGTTCGCACACGAGCGCGCGCATCTGGCCGCGGGACACCACCGCCATCTCCTCGCGGCCCGGCTGGCCGCCCGCGCCAACCCCTTCCTGCGGCCCCTGCACACCGCCGTCGCCTACTGCGCGGAGCGCTGGGCGGACGAGGAGGCCGCCGGAGCGATCGGCAGCCGGCGCGTGATGGCGAGGGCGGTCGGAAAGGCGGCCATGGCCTCCCGGGGCAGGCCGTTCGACGTGCCGGCCGGTTTCGCCACGGGTCCGGTGCCCCGGCGCGTCGCCGCCCTGCTGGGGCCCGTGCCGCCCGCCCGGACCTGGCCGCCCGCCTTCACCGCGGCGGGCGTCGCCCTCTGGACGGCCGCCGCGGGGACCGCGGTGTCAGCGCTGTCGTCGGCGAACTCGGCCGTGGCGCTGTTCCTGGTCCTGAAGGCCGCGACGCCGCTGTAG
- a CDS encoding sporulation protein encodes MVFKRLLGSIGVGGPAVDTVLAPGAVPPGGSLTGEVRLEGGDAAFDIEHITLEFVARVEAETDDGEHEGEVAFERFTVGGGFRLEAGVRHTVPFSVAVPWETPVTELHGQALGVVLGVRTEIGVAGARDKGDLDLLAVRPLPVQEAVLEAFGQLGFGFRSADVEYGRIGGTAQRLPFYQEIELTPPPHHAHAADEVEVTFIAGPGGVEVVLEADRRGTLLGGGHEALTRHTVAHEEAGHADWNARVDGWLRQLLEHGASHAGHGSHSGHASHGLVDGTGHGGHHHGGHHHGPGVGTAVAAGAAGLAVGVGAGIVGAEIVDEIGDAFEEEEEEEGGDGGEED; translated from the coding sequence ATGGTGTTCAAGCGACTGCTCGGCTCGATCGGCGTCGGCGGCCCGGCCGTGGACACGGTCCTCGCCCCCGGAGCGGTCCCGCCCGGCGGCAGCCTCACCGGCGAGGTCCGCCTCGAGGGCGGGGACGCCGCCTTCGACATCGAGCACATCACCCTGGAGTTCGTCGCCCGCGTCGAGGCCGAGACCGATGACGGGGAGCACGAGGGGGAGGTCGCCTTCGAGCGCTTCACGGTCGGCGGCGGCTTCCGGCTCGAGGCGGGCGTACGGCACACGGTCCCCTTCTCGGTGGCCGTGCCCTGGGAGACGCCGGTCACCGAACTGCACGGGCAGGCCCTCGGCGTCGTCCTCGGCGTGCGTACCGAGATCGGCGTGGCCGGCGCCCGGGACAAGGGCGACCTGGACCTGCTCGCGGTACGGCCGCTCCCGGTCCAGGAAGCGGTTCTGGAGGCGTTCGGGCAGCTCGGCTTCGGCTTCCGCTCCGCCGACGTCGAGTACGGGCGCATCGGGGGCACGGCGCAGCGGCTGCCCTTCTACCAGGAGATCGAACTCACCCCGCCGCCGCACCACGCACACGCCGCCGACGAGGTCGAGGTGACCTTCATCGCGGGCCCCGGCGGTGTGGAGGTGGTCCTGGAGGCCGACCGCCGCGGCACACTCCTCGGCGGCGGCCACGAGGCGCTCACCCGCCACACCGTCGCCCACGAGGAGGCCGGGCACGCGGACTGGAACGCCAGGGTCGACGGCTGGCTGCGGCAGCTGCTGGAGCACGGTGCCTCCCACGCCGGACACGGGTCCCACAGCGGCCATGCCTCCCACGGCCTGGTCGACGGGACCGGGCACGGCGGCCACCACCACGGCGGGCACCACCACGGCCCCGGCGTGGGCACCGCTGTCGCCGCCGGTGCGGCGGGCCTCGCCGTGGGTGTCGGCGCGGGCATCGTCGGCGCGGAGATCGTGGACGAGATCGGTGACGCCTTCGAGGAGGAGGAAGAGGAAGAAGGCGGGGACGGGGGCGAGGAGGACTGA
- a CDS encoding hemolysin family protein, whose product MTEALLLLVALALTLACAVFVAAEFSLTTVERGELERAARSGDRGAESALKAVKRLTLQLSGAQLGITVTSLLIGMLAEPSVSALLRGPLQSAGLPAGAVPTVSTLLGVALSTVVLMVVGELVPKNWAISRPLAVARVVAGPQRGFTAAFGPLIHHLNNTANRMVRRFGLEPAEELASARTPEELIALARHSAREGAIEADSAELFVRTLHLGELTAENVMTPRVDVRALEVQATAADAANLTLATGLSRFPVYRDSLDEVIGTVHIRDVLALDEDKRSLTPIGDLATAPLLVPHSLPVDKLLGRLRRARTMAVIIDEYGGTAGVATVEDIVEEVVGEVRDEHDPHETPDLEPAEPALDGRRVWDADGSVRIDQLREIGFTAPDGPYETLAGLVAARLERIPAAADRLDIDGWQLAVLHTEHHRADRVRITAPAAAQSVEELR is encoded by the coding sequence GTGACCGAAGCACTCCTGCTGCTCGTCGCCCTGGCGCTCACGCTCGCCTGCGCCGTCTTCGTCGCGGCCGAGTTCTCCCTCACCACCGTCGAACGCGGTGAGCTGGAGCGTGCCGCCCGGAGCGGCGACCGGGGCGCCGAGAGCGCCCTGAAGGCCGTGAAGCGCCTCACCCTCCAGTTGTCCGGCGCCCAGCTGGGCATCACCGTGACCTCGCTGCTGATCGGCATGCTCGCGGAGCCGTCCGTGTCCGCGCTGCTGCGCGGCCCGCTCCAGTCGGCCGGACTGCCCGCGGGCGCCGTGCCGACCGTGTCCACCCTCCTCGGCGTCGCCCTCTCGACCGTCGTCCTGATGGTGGTCGGCGAGCTCGTGCCGAAGAACTGGGCGATCTCCCGCCCGCTGGCCGTGGCGAGGGTCGTGGCCGGGCCGCAGCGCGGCTTCACCGCCGCGTTCGGACCGCTCATCCACCACCTGAACAACACGGCGAACCGCATGGTGCGCCGCTTCGGGCTGGAGCCCGCGGAGGAGCTGGCGTCGGCCCGCACCCCCGAGGAACTGATCGCCCTCGCCCGGCACTCGGCGCGCGAGGGCGCGATCGAGGCCGACTCGGCCGAGCTCTTCGTCCGCACCCTGCACCTGGGCGAACTGACCGCGGAGAACGTCATGACGCCACGCGTCGACGTGCGCGCCCTGGAGGTGCAGGCCACGGCCGCCGACGCGGCGAACCTCACCCTCGCCACCGGCCTTTCCCGCTTCCCCGTCTACCGGGACAGCCTCGACGAGGTCATCGGCACCGTGCACATCCGCGACGTCCTCGCCCTGGACGAGGACAAGCGTTCGCTCACGCCGATAGGCGACCTGGCCACCGCACCCCTGCTGGTGCCGCACTCCCTGCCCGTGGACAAGCTCCTCGGGCGGCTGCGCAGGGCCCGCACCATGGCAGTGATCATCGACGAGTACGGGGGCACCGCCGGTGTCGCCACCGTCGAGGACATCGTCGAGGAGGTCGTCGGCGAGGTCCGCGACGAGCACGACCCCCACGAGACGCCCGACCTGGAGCCCGCCGAGCCCGCGCTCGACGGCCGCCGGGTGTGGGACGCCGACGGGAGCGTGCGCATCGACCAGCTCCGGGAGATCGGCTTCACCGCGCCCGACGGCCCCTACGAGACCCTGGCCGGTCTGGTCGCCGCCCGCCTGGAGCGCATCCCGGCCGCCGCCGACCGCCTCGACATCGACGGCTGGCAGCTGGCCGTGCTGCACACCGAGCACCACCGCGCCGACCGCGTCCGCATCACCGCCCCCGCCGCGGCCCAGAGCGTGGAGGAGCTCCGATGA
- a CDS encoding hemolysin family protein, which translates to MTTLQLLIGALTLVTNAFFVGAEFALISVRRSQIEPAAMRGNRRARTTLWGIEHLSAMMATAQLGITVSSLVLGAVAEPAIAHLLEPPFQAIGVPDALIHPIAFVIALTLATYLHMLLGEMVPKNIALAAPVPTALLLGPPLVALTRALRPVIFGINAFANTLLRLLRVEPKDEVASVFTDDELARLVKDSSEAGLLEPEDGQRLQDALELGTRPVGEVMVPLNKMLTVDAGITPQGLERASVANRFSRLPVVAEGGAILGYLHIKDALGAADRTKPFPRTALHPIIKVAIDTPLDDTLTAMRGAGTHLAAVTGTKGTVIGFVTMEDVLEELVGPAPDALV; encoded by the coding sequence ATGACCACTCTCCAGTTGCTGATCGGCGCGCTCACCCTCGTCACCAACGCCTTCTTCGTCGGTGCCGAGTTCGCCCTGATCTCGGTACGCCGCAGCCAGATCGAGCCGGCCGCCATGCGGGGCAACCGCCGCGCCAGGACCACCCTGTGGGGCATCGAGCACCTGTCCGCGATGATGGCCACCGCCCAGCTCGGCATCACCGTGTCGTCGCTGGTGCTCGGCGCGGTCGCCGAACCGGCGATCGCGCATCTGCTGGAACCCCCGTTCCAGGCCATCGGCGTGCCCGACGCGCTGATCCACCCCATCGCCTTCGTCATCGCGCTGACCCTGGCGACGTATCTGCACATGCTCCTCGGCGAGATGGTCCCGAAGAACATCGCCCTCGCCGCCCCGGTGCCGACCGCGCTGCTCCTCGGCCCGCCGCTGGTGGCGCTGACCCGGGCACTGCGACCGGTCATCTTCGGTATCAACGCCTTTGCCAACACCCTGCTCCGTCTGCTGAGGGTCGAGCCGAAGGACGAGGTGGCCTCGGTCTTCACTGACGACGAGCTGGCCCGCCTGGTCAAGGACTCCAGCGAGGCCGGCCTCCTCGAGCCGGAGGACGGCCAGCGGCTGCAGGACGCGCTGGAGCTGGGCACCAGGCCGGTCGGCGAGGTGATGGTGCCGCTCAACAAGATGCTCACCGTCGACGCCGGCATCACCCCCCAGGGACTGGAGCGGGCTTCCGTCGCCAACCGGTTCTCCCGTCTCCCGGTGGTCGCGGAGGGCGGTGCGATCCTGGGCTACCTGCACATCAAGGACGCACTCGGCGCCGCCGACCGCACGAAGCCGTTCCCGCGCACGGCCCTCCACCCCATCATCAAGGTCGCCATCGACACCCCCCTCGACGACACCCTGACGGCCATGCGGGGCGCCGGCACCCATCTCGCCGCCGTCACCGGCACCAAGGGCACCGTCATCGGCTTCGTCACCATGGAGGACGTCCTGGAGGAGCTGGTGGGCCCGGCCCCCGACGCGCTCGTCTGA
- a CDS encoding PepSY-associated TM helix domain-containing protein has product MTSTVHRQPQGDEPQSATPEPAATGRSWQGVRALLVRMHFYAGVFVAPFLFVAALTGLLYTLAPQLDQLVYGDKLTVERVGETRRPLAEQITAARSAHPEGALASVTTPSGPEDTTRVVLSVPELGDKQRTVFVDPYTAEVQGELTTWWGSTPLTTWLDDLHRNLHLGETGRLYSEIAASWLWVVVAGGLVLWLGRSRGLRARSVRGVLLPDRTARGVRRTRGRHAATGVWLAIALFFLSATGLTWSQYAGERFGQLLDAAKGRAPELDTLLPGATPPAEDEHAGHGGHGGAADGAGEADADPAGFDAALRVARQAGLGGTVDIAPPADASSAWVVAQGDDVWPVHYDQVAVDVEKGEATARARWADYPLLAKLSKLGVQGHMGVLFGVVNQIVLAAVAVGLMLMILWGYRMWWQRRPTRSDRSAPFGKAPARGAWRRLPLPVLIVGVPAVVALGWALPLLGVTLLGFVVVDIAVGLVHRRRTT; this is encoded by the coding sequence ATGACGTCAACCGTCCACAGACAGCCGCAGGGCGACGAACCGCAGTCCGCCACGCCGGAGCCGGCCGCCACCGGACGCTCCTGGCAAGGCGTCCGCGCCCTGCTGGTCCGTATGCACTTCTACGCCGGGGTCTTCGTCGCCCCGTTCCTCTTCGTGGCCGCTCTGACCGGCCTGCTCTACACCCTCGCCCCCCAGCTCGACCAGCTCGTCTACGGCGACAAGCTGACCGTCGAACGGGTCGGCGAGACCCGGCGACCGCTCGCCGAGCAGATCACGGCCGCCCGGTCCGCGCACCCTGAGGGCGCGCTGGCCTCGGTGACCACCCCGTCCGGCCCGGAGGACACCACCCGCGTGGTGCTGTCGGTGCCCGAGCTGGGCGACAAGCAGCGCACCGTCTTCGTGGACCCCTACACCGCGGAGGTGCAGGGCGAGCTGACCACCTGGTGGGGTTCGACTCCGCTCACGACCTGGCTCGACGACCTCCACCGCAACCTCCACCTCGGCGAGACCGGCCGCCTGTACTCGGAGATCGCGGCCAGCTGGCTCTGGGTGGTCGTCGCCGGCGGACTGGTCCTGTGGCTGGGCCGCAGCCGGGGCCTGCGCGCGAGGTCGGTCCGCGGTGTGCTGCTGCCCGACCGGACGGCCCGGGGCGTGCGGCGCACCCGCGGCCGGCACGCGGCGACCGGTGTGTGGCTGGCGATCGCCCTGTTCTTCCTCAGTGCCACCGGTCTGACCTGGTCCCAGTACGCGGGCGAGCGCTTCGGTCAGTTGCTCGACGCGGCGAAGGGACGCGCACCGGAACTCGACACCCTCCTGCCGGGCGCCACTCCGCCCGCGGAGGACGAGCACGCCGGCCACGGCGGCCACGGGGGAGCCGCGGACGGCGCCGGGGAAGCCGACGCCGACCCGGCGGGCTTCGACGCGGCGCTCAGGGTGGCGCGTCAGGCGGGGCTCGGCGGCACCGTCGACATCGCGCCGCCCGCGGACGCGTCCAGCGCCTGGGTGGTGGCCCAGGGGGACGACGTCTGGCCCGTCCACTACGACCAGGTCGCGGTCGACGTCGAGAAGGGCGAGGCCACAGCGCGGGCCCGGTGGGCGGACTACCCGCTCCTCGCGAAGCTCAGCAAGCTGGGCGTGCAGGGTCACATGGGCGTCCTCTTCGGCGTCGTCAACCAGATCGTGCTCGCCGCCGTCGCGGTCGGCCTGATGCTGATGATCCTCTGGGGGTACCGCATGTGGTGGCAGCGGCGCCCCACCCGGTCGGACCGCAGCGCACCGTTCGGGAAGGCACCGGCCCGCGGCGCCTGGCGCCGGCTCCCCCTTCCGGTGCTGATCGTCGGCGTCCCGGCCGTCGTGGCCCTCGGATGGGCCCTGCCCCTGCTGGGTGTGACGCTGCTCGGCTTCGTCGTCGTGGACATCGCGGTGGGTCTCGTCCACAGGCGCCGGACGACGTGA
- a CDS encoding heavy metal translocating P-type ATPase: MATAAETLVTTDLAVGGMTCAACVRRVEKRLGRLDGVTATVNLATGTARVSHPRGVEPAELVAAVESAGYTAALPSPPERQEREGSREPDEGSEASRQERDRLVVTALLAVPVLVLSMVPAWQFRNWQWLCFALAAPVALWGAWPFHVRALRGLRHSAATMDTLVSLGVVASFSWSVYALFLGGAGEPGMTMPFTLLPAASDGAAHLYLEAAVGVPLFVMAGRFLEARARHGTGAALRSLAGLAVKEVSVRDSGGERLLPIEDLRVGQVFVVRPGERVATDGEVVEGSSAVDLALVTGESEPVEIGPGSPVVGGAVNAGGLLLVRATAVGAGTRLARITRMVADAQAGKARAQRLADSVSGVFVPVVLSLAVTALGFWLGAGADPQAAVTASVAVLVVACPCALGLATPTALMAATGRGAQLGVLVGGPRALEGLRHIDTVVLDKTGTLTTGQMTVARVTATADGLGREEVLRLAGAVEQGSEHPLGRALVSYARRTAPDRALPEVGEFTTLAGRGVRGVADGRLVEVVAPDGELPEPLAAALLTAEDTPHTSVLVRVDGVPEALIEVGDVVRAGSFRAVERLRRLGVEPVLATGDREAPARSVAAELGIETVHARCSPEDKAALVRRLREDGRRVAVVGDGINDAAALAGADLGIAMGSGTDVAIGAADVTLVRGDIEALADAVRLAGRTLGTIRANLVWAFGYNAVTVPLALVGLLNPMLAAVAMSVSSLLVVGNSLRLRAWQPSTAKSRRR, from the coding sequence ATGGCTACCGCGGCCGAGACCCTGGTCACCACCGATCTGGCCGTGGGCGGAATGACCTGCGCGGCCTGTGTACGGCGCGTCGAGAAGCGCCTCGGCAGGCTGGACGGCGTCACCGCGACCGTCAACCTGGCCACGGGCACGGCCCGGGTGAGCCATCCGCGGGGGGTCGAGCCGGCCGAACTGGTGGCCGCGGTCGAGAGCGCCGGCTACACGGCCGCGCTGCCCAGCCCCCCCGAGCGGCAGGAGCGGGAAGGGAGTCGGGAACCGGACGAGGGGAGCGAGGCCTCGAGGCAGGAGCGCGACCGACTGGTGGTCACCGCGCTCCTCGCGGTACCGGTGCTCGTCCTGTCGATGGTGCCCGCCTGGCAGTTCCGCAACTGGCAGTGGCTGTGCTTCGCGCTCGCGGCGCCGGTGGCGCTGTGGGGCGCCTGGCCGTTCCACGTACGGGCGCTGCGCGGGCTGCGGCACTCAGCCGCCACCATGGACACCCTGGTGTCGCTGGGGGTGGTCGCGTCCTTCTCGTGGTCGGTGTACGCGCTCTTCCTCGGCGGGGCGGGGGAGCCGGGCATGACGATGCCGTTCACCCTGCTGCCCGCGGCCTCGGACGGTGCGGCGCACCTGTACCTCGAAGCGGCCGTCGGCGTGCCGCTCTTCGTCATGGCGGGCCGTTTCCTCGAGGCGCGGGCCCGGCACGGAACCGGAGCGGCGCTGCGGTCCCTGGCCGGACTCGCCGTCAAGGAGGTCTCGGTCCGGGACTCCGGTGGCGAACGACTCCTCCCGATCGAGGACCTGCGGGTCGGACAGGTCTTCGTGGTGCGTCCCGGGGAGCGCGTCGCCACCGACGGAGAGGTGGTCGAGGGCAGTTCGGCGGTGGACCTCGCGCTCGTCACTGGGGAGAGCGAGCCGGTCGAGATCGGACCGGGATCGCCCGTGGTGGGCGGTGCGGTCAACGCGGGCGGCCTGCTGCTGGTACGGGCCACGGCGGTCGGCGCCGGCACCCGGCTCGCCAGGATCACCCGCATGGTCGCCGACGCCCAGGCCGGGAAGGCCAGGGCGCAGCGGCTTGCCGACTCGGTGTCGGGTGTGTTCGTGCCGGTCGTCCTCTCCCTCGCCGTCACCGCCCTCGGTTTCTGGCTCGGCGCGGGCGCCGATCCGCAGGCCGCCGTCACCGCGAGCGTGGCCGTTCTCGTCGTGGCCTGCCCCTGCGCCCTCGGGCTCGCGACCCCGACCGCGCTGATGGCGGCGACCGGCCGCGGAGCACAACTGGGCGTCCTGGTCGGCGGCCCCCGGGCGCTGGAGGGTCTGCGGCACATCGACACCGTCGTCCTGGACAAGACCGGCACCCTCACCACCGGGCAGATGACCGTCGCCCGCGTGACGGCCACCGCGGACGGGCTGGGAAGGGAGGAAGTGCTGCGGCTGGCCGGCGCCGTCGAACAGGGCTCGGAGCATCCACTGGGCCGGGCGCTCGTCTCGTATGCCCGCAGGACGGCGCCCGACCGGGCGCTGCCCGAGGTGGGCGAGTTCACCACCCTGGCCGGCCGGGGAGTGCGGGGTGTGGCCGACGGCCGCCTGGTCGAAGTGGTCGCGCCCGACGGTGAACTGCCCGAGCCGCTGGCCGCGGCGCTGCTGACGGCCGAGGACACCCCGCACACCTCGGTCCTGGTCCGCGTGGACGGAGTGCCCGAGGCCCTCATCGAGGTCGGCGACGTGGTGCGGGCCGGGAGCTTCCGTGCCGTGGAGAGGCTGCGGCGGCTGGGCGTGGAACCGGTGCTCGCCACCGGCGACCGGGAGGCGCCGGCGCGCAGCGTCGCGGCCGAACTGGGTATCGAGACCGTGCACGCCCGGTGCTCCCCCGAGGACAAGGCCGCGCTGGTGCGACGGCTGCGGGAGGACGGCAGGCGGGTCGCGGTGGTCGGCGACGGGATCAACGACGCCGCCGCGCTGGCCGGTGCGGACCTGGGGATCGCCATGGGAAGCGGCACCGACGTGGCGATCGGGGCGGCCGATGTGACCCTGGTGCGCGGCGACATCGAGGCCCTGGCGGACGCCGTTCGGCTGGCCGGGCGCACCCTGGGAACGATCCGGGCGAACCTGGTGTGGGCCTTCGGGTACAACGCCGTGACCGTGCCGCTCGCCCTGGTGGGACTGCTCAATCCGATGCTCGCGGCGGTCGCGATGTCGGTGAGTTCGCTCCTCGTCGTCGGCAACAGCCTGCGCCTGCGCGCCTGGCAGCCGTCGACCGCGAAGAGCCGCCGGCGATGA
- a CDS encoding copper chaperone PCu(A)C translates to MTGTADTVSETVDGTADTVSETVDGTVDETMKAKAKAAGAVQEAGAVQEGRAAKRNRRLADVLPVVLAPLAASAVALGGLTTWVGTGHAGTPARIDVVPGRVYLPYGDGRETAAFFDIANSGGSGDRLTGVTSPAALGEVALTRHRVTEAGGAYRDEVASTSVPAGGELSMSPHGVSLTLLPKANLEPGDIVPFTLRFEHGGPIRTVAVVVRPGSSSL, encoded by the coding sequence ATGACGGGGACGGCGGACACGGTGAGCGAGACGGTCGACGGGACGGCGGACACGGTGAGCGAGACGGTGGACGGGACGGTGGACGAGACGATGAAGGCGAAGGCGAAGGCGGCGGGAGCGGTACAGGAGGCGGGAGCGGTACAGGAGGGACGGGCGGCGAAGAGGAACCGCCGGCTCGCCGACGTGCTGCCGGTCGTGCTGGCACCGCTCGCCGCGTCCGCCGTCGCCCTGGGCGGCCTGACCACCTGGGTCGGCACGGGCCACGCCGGCACACCGGCCCGGATCGACGTGGTGCCCGGCCGGGTGTACCTGCCGTACGGGGACGGCCGGGAGACCGCGGCGTTCTTCGACATCGCCAACTCGGGCGGTTCCGGCGACCGGTTGACCGGAGTCACCTCGCCCGCCGCCCTGGGGGAGGTCGCGCTGACCCGTCACCGCGTGACCGAGGCCGGTGGGGCGTACCGGGACGAGGTGGCGTCGACTTCCGTTCCGGCCGGCGGTGAACTGTCCATGTCGCCGCACGGTGTGAGCCTCACCCTGCTGCCGAAGGCGAACCTGGAGCCCGGCGACATCGTGCCGTTCACGCTGAGGTTCGAGCACGGCGGGCCGATCAGGACCGTCGCCGTGGTGGTGCGCCCGGGGTCCTCCTCCCTCTGA
- a CDS encoding sigma-70 family RNA polymerase sigma factor, with amino-acid sequence MISSALPATGDATPKTPSADESITSWALAARSGDTDAVERFVRALHRDVLRYVAHLCGDPQSADDLAQDTFLRALGSLHRFEGRSSARAWLLSIARRAVIDSYRYAAARPRLHDAPDWQLAVELAQPSDLPGFDEGVALLELLARLPRERREAFVLTQMLGLPYAEAAELSGCPVGTVRSRVARARATLMELLAEAEEPAAPALAA; translated from the coding sequence GTGATCTCTTCTGCCCTGCCCGCTACCGGTGACGCGACGCCGAAGACGCCGTCTGCCGACGAGTCGATCACTTCCTGGGCGCTTGCCGCCCGCTCCGGTGACACCGACGCCGTGGAGCGCTTCGTGCGCGCCCTGCACCGCGACGTCCTGCGCTATGTCGCCCATCTGTGCGGTGATCCCCAGTCGGCCGACGACCTCGCACAGGACACGTTCCTGCGCGCGCTCGGCAGTCTGCACCGCTTCGAGGGGCGGTCCTCGGCCCGCGCCTGGCTTCTGTCCATCGCCCGCCGCGCGGTGATCGACAGCTACCGGTACGCGGCGGCGCGGCCCAGACTGCACGACGCCCCCGACTGGCAACTGGCGGTCGAACTCGCCCAGCCGAGCGACCTGCCCGGCTTCGACGAGGGCGTCGCACTGCTCGAACTGCTGGCGCGCCTGCCGCGGGAGCGGCGGGAGGCGTTCGTACTCACCCAGATGCTCGGACTGCCCTACGCGGAGGCGGCCGAGCTGAGCGGCTGCCCGGTCGGGACGGTGCGCTCCCGTGTGGCCCGCGCACGGGCCACGCTCATGGAACTGCTGGCCGAGGCGGAGGAGCCGGCGGCGCCCGCACTGGCGGCATGA